A region of Vigna radiata var. radiata cultivar VC1973A unplaced genomic scaffold, Vradiata_ver6 scaffold_48, whole genome shotgun sequence DNA encodes the following proteins:
- the LOC106752787 gene encoding uncharacterized protein LOC106752787: MGFTFTTMTLNLLLLIAMVATNIISLYHLSSTLQSPKSPKPPPPVPDQLLHQLHTIRATINHLTRLQNSNPSKKSTIPSDLLLYSHLSPIASSCHNHPELLHKYMTYTPFSLCPSDSDLAESLILRGCHPLPRRRCFSQTPQKPIPPNSLPQNPFPSSLPDNAVVWDHYTCKSFDCLNRQNPNLGFQPSRDVSKFNSYKSDLDLPIHQLFQIAKAAKSVLRLGLDVGGGTGSFAAAMKLQNVTVVTTTMNVAAPNSEAVALRGLVPLHVPLQQRLPLFDGVVDLVRCGRAVNRWIPVTVLEFLLFDADRVLRGGGYLWVDHFFSKRVDLEKVYAPLIGKLGYKKVKWATGNKTDASGVKNGEVFLTALLQKPVSR, translated from the coding sequence CCCCCAAACCACCACCACCTGTCCCAGACCAACTCCTACACCAGCTCCACACCATACGCGCCACCATCAACCACCTCACGCGCCTCCAGAATTCTAACCCCTCCAAAAAATCAACCATCCCCTCAGATCTACTCCTCTACTCACACCTCTCCCCGATTGCTTCATCATGCCACAACCACCCTGAACTCCTCCATAAATACATGACTTACACTCCCTTCTCTCTCTGCCCTTCCGATTCCGACCTCGCCGAATCCCTAATCCTCCGCGGATGCCACCCTCTCCCCCGCCGCCGCTGCTTCTCCCAAACGCCACAGAAACCCATTCCCCCAAATTCCCTCCCGCAAAACCCCTTCCCCTCCTCTCTCCCCGACAACGCCGTCGTTTGGGATCACTACACCTGCAAATCCTTTGATTGCCTCAACAGGCAAAACCCTAACCTCGGCTTCCAACCCTCACGCGACGTTTCCAAGTTCAATTCTTACAAGAGCGACTTGGATCTCCCGATTCACCAGCTGTTCCAGATCGCCAAGGCGGCGAAGTCGGTTCTCCGGCTCGGCCTCGATGTCGGCGGCGGCACCGGATCATTTGCCGCCGCCATGAAACTGCAAAACGTGACGGTGGTGACCACGACGATGAACGTGGCGGCGCCGAACAGCGAGGCCGTGGCGCTGCGGGGACTGGTGCCGCTGCACGTGCCGCTTCAGCAGCGGCTGCCGCTGTTCGATGGAGTGGTGGATCTAGTGCGGTGCGGGCGTGCCGTGAACCGGTGGATCCCGGTGACGGTGTTGGAGTTTCTGCTGTTTGATGCTGATAGGGTGCTGAGGGGTGGAGGGTACCTTTGGGTAGATCACTTTTTCAGCAAACGGGTGGATCTTGAGAAGGTGTATGCGCCATTGATTGGGAAATTGGGTTACAAGAAGGTGAAGTGGGCGACGGGGAATAAGACCGATGCCAGTGGCGTCAAGAATGGTGAAGTTTTCTTGACCGCATTGCTGCAGAAGCCTGTGTCCAGATGA